A region of Helicoverpa zea isolate HzStark_Cry1AcR chromosome 16, ilHelZeax1.1, whole genome shotgun sequence DNA encodes the following proteins:
- the LOC124637841 gene encoding hornerin — protein MERFVILALLAFIVTCLHYTSAEETVLSEVLTPKTEEQTDKLKRQSRSYYDYRYGAPRPIYDRLEYGRQEYDRPRCGRCDDRRDDDDDYDRRDRYDDDRRGHKPTYGNRHDNKKNYDSDEDRYSDRKGGNKNGTDEDNGDGKNAYDDKDSRPSGSRRGSDRDRDRDRGRDRDRDRRRGGDRYDERDRYRPDYYDRFLRDPYRERDYYDDYRGRRPLYDRYYPSYDDGLSRYDGYGYSGVRRPAYDDRGYDDGYGGYGPSAGRGPHDSFRPWDETYRGQAGWDAGGRGYYFASGRPDAAPAAGWGRPEYARPQDTGYQSAGYSGYAGSYRDPYAQGSSGYTAGAGYGQGAGYAQPSAAYGQAAAYGQSFAGYGQSSGYGQGSGWHSVGERRPYRDESSVKKLENRDNYNQETGRNQNSFDQSSRQPASYGQTSNYGQSYQQVYGSSSTTPGTSYLFQREDEQVTVKDVETTKPPS, from the exons atggaaCGGTTTGTGATTCTG GCTCTATTGGCCTTCATTGTAACCTGTCTACACTATACCTCAGCAGAAGAAACAGTCTTATCAGAAGTACTAACACCCAAAACTGAGGAACAGACAGACAAACTAAAAAGACAGAGCAGAAGTTACTACGACTACAGATATGGAGCCCCACGGCCTATTTACGATAGGCTAGAGTACGGCAGACAGGAGTACGACAGGCCTCGCTGCGGACGCTGCGACGATCGCAGGGACGACGATGACGACTACGACAGACGCGACCGATACGATGACGACAGACGGGGACACAAACCGACGTACGGTAACAGACACGACAATAAGAAAAACTATGATAGCGACGAAGATAGATACTCAGACAGAAAAGGTGGGAACAAAAATGGAACTGACGAAGATAATGGAGATGGTAAAAATGCGTACGATGACAAGGATAGCCGACCGAGTGGAAGCCGACGAGGGAGTGATAGAGATAGAGACAGGGATCGTGGGAGGGACAGGGATCGCGACAGGAGGAGAGGAGGAGATCGGTACGATGAGAGAGACCGATACAGACCAGACTATTACGATAGATTCCTAAGAGATCCGTATAGAGAAAGAGATTACTACGACGATTACCGAGGAAGAAGGCCTTTGTATGATAGATATTATCCTAGCTATGATGATGGATTGAGCAGATACGATGGTTATGGATATTCAGGAGTTAGAAGACCAGCTTATGATGATAGAGGATACGATGACGGGTATGGGGGCTATGGACCTAGCGCTGGCAGAGGGCCCCATGACAG TTTCAGGCCATGGGATGAAACCTATCGTGGTCAAGCGGGTTGGGATGCGGGTGGCAGAGGCTATTATTTTGCATCTGGCAGGCCTGATGCTGCGCCAGCCGCCGGCTGGGGTCGCCCTGAGTATGCAAG ACCACAAGACACAGGCTACCAGAGCGCTGGCTACTCCGGTTATGCAGGCTCCTACCGGGACCCCTACGCCCAAGGCAGTAGTGGATACACTGCCGGCGCTGGGTACGGCCAAGGAGCCGGCTATGCCCAGCCAAGTGCCGCTTATGGCCAAGCTGCGGCCTACGGGCAGAGCTTTGCAGGGTACGGGCAGAGTAGTGGGTATGGACAGGGGAGCGGGTGGCATAGTGTGGGGGAGAGGAGACCTTATAGGGATGAGAG CTCCGTAAAGAAACTAGAAAACCGCGACAACTACAACCAAGAAACAGGCCGCAATCAGAACAGCTTCGACCAATCCAGCAGACAGCCAGCGAGCTACGGCCAGACTTCTAACTACGGCCAGTCCTACCAGCAGGTCTATGGAAGCAGCAGCACAACTCCTGGCACCAGCTACTTGTTCCAGAGGGAAGATGAACAGGTCACGGTGAAAGATGTTGAGACTACTAagccgccatcttag